The uncultured Methanolobus sp. sequence GGCAAGCTCATCCTTGGAGTAGTAATAATACTGGTATCAAGTACAACCGTTGTTTATGTTGTTGACAATGATGTTCGTACAACTGTAGTGACTCCGGAAGAGATAGCAGGACTTGTTGAAGATATACCTTTTATAGGTGGAAATGATGACGCTACTGACGGTCTTTCCGAATTCGGAAGTGAAGAGGAGGAAAGTACCGTAGATTCAGACGATTCCAATACAAGCGTGGAAACTGACATAATTGTTTATGATGGCGTAGATGTGGACCTTACTCTTTCCGGAAGTTCAGGAGACGGTTTCATAAACCCGGAAAATGCAACTGATGAAGATGTTGATTTTGATAAATCATCTGCTTATGAAACAAGTGTAATTTCATCCCAGGCATACTATGAAGATTTTCCTGAAGGGTATGAAAGTATAATTAAATCATATTTTGAAGAACTGGCAAATGCCTGATCCTGATAAAAAACATTTATTCAAATCATAGAATTCACAGGACAAAGACAAAGGAGATAATAGATGGCTAGTGAGATGAACTCAAGGGACCTGTCACAAACATACAAAATGGCTGGTGATATGTTCGTAACTCTTTTCAATGAAATTGGAAAGGTAATTGTAGGCCAGGCAGATACAGTTGAACAAATAGCAATTGCCATGCTCTGTAATGGCCATGCACTCATTGAAAGTAACCCGGGTTTGGGTAAAACCCTTACTATTTCCACAATATCAAAAGCAATGGACCTCAATTTCAGCAGAATTCAGTGCACACCTGATCTCATGCCAGCTGATATCACAGGAACTCAGATAATAGAAGAAAGCGGCGGACACAAGGAATTCAAGTTCGAACCCGGACCAATATTTGCCAATATTGTACTTGCCGATGAGATCAACCGTGCATCACCAAAGACACAATCATCCCTGCTTGAAGCAATGCAGGAAAAGCAGATAACAGTCGGAAACGACACTTACATCCTTGAACAGCCTTTTTTCATACTGGCAACCCAGAACCCTATTGAAATGGAAGGAACATTCCCGCTTCCTGAAGCTCAGCTTGACAGGTTCCTGCTTAAGATTCTTGTGGATTATCCCAGCTATGAGGATGAAATTGAGATTGTAAATCGCTATACAAGATCTATCTCCCCAAGCGTCAATAAAGTTGTAAACAAGAATACGCTTCTTGATCTTCAGAGACTCACAAGGGACGTGCCTGTTGCAGATGACATCAGAAACAGGGCAATCAAGATAGTCATGTCTACCCGTATCAGCAGTGAATTTATCGAATACGGTGCATCTCCAAGAGCATCTATTGGTATTATTCTTGCTGCAAAAGCAAGGGCACTTATCAAAGGCAGAAATTATGTCAGTGCCGAGGATATT is a genomic window containing:
- a CDS encoding MoxR family ATPase; this encodes MASEMNSRDLSQTYKMAGDMFVTLFNEIGKVIVGQADTVEQIAIAMLCNGHALIESNPGLGKTLTISTISKAMDLNFSRIQCTPDLMPADITGTQIIEESGGHKEFKFEPGPIFANIVLADEINRASPKTQSSLLEAMQEKQITVGNDTYILEQPFFILATQNPIEMEGTFPLPEAQLDRFLLKILVDYPSYEDEIEIVNRYTRSISPSVNKVVNKNTLLDLQRLTRDVPVADDIRNRAIKIVMSTRISSEFIEYGASPRASIGIILAAKARALIKGRNYVSAEDIDAMAYTVLRHRIVLTFEAERRGVSTDQVIKSILEKIK